Within Bradymonas sediminis, the genomic segment GCAAGCACCTACGCTTTTGATTCGATCAGCGCGAGCGACCAACACGCCTGCGGAATCCGCCGCAGCGACAAACGAGTGATCTGCTGGGGGAACAACGCCGAGGGGCAGGCCCCCAGCCTGTCGAGCCATGCGTTTGATTCCGTTTCGACGGGCGTCAAGCACACCTGCGGGATTCGCTCAAGCGACTCTAAAATTGTCTGCTGGGGGGACTCGAACAAGCCCTGGGTTCTCTCGGAGTCCACCGAGAGATTTCGAGCCGTCGCGGCCGGCGGAGGGCACACCTGCGGGATTCGCGCGAGCGACTCGAAAATTGAATGCTGGGGGAGAAATAATTTCCTCCAGAGTGACCCTCCCCCGGGAGTATTTCGTTCAATCGTTGCGACCGACGAGCATAATTGCGCAATCCGCGCCGCCGACTCTGCGGTGATCTGCTGGGGGCTTTCTCAAGACGGTCGAACCGACGGACCACCGGCCAACGCCCCCTAACCCCTCGCCAACTCCCACAATAACGCCCCCGCGCTCCCGCGGGGGCTTTTTTTTCCATCTCCCTCCCTCCCGAACCCCACCGAACGTGTGTCCCGAGCGATTCTGCGCCACCAAAGCCACGTCCAACGTCATTTTCGACCCATCTGGCTCCCAAAAAACCACGTCTCGCGTCATTTTCGACCCATCCGGCTCCCAAAAAATCACGTCTCGCGTCATTTTCGACCCAGCCGGCTCCCAAAAAATCACGTCCAACGTCATTTTCAACCCAGCCGGCTCCCAAAAAATCACGTCCAACGTCATTTTCGACCCAGCCGACCCGTATACAGGCGAACCGGCGGCCGCTGGCGCCCAGATGACCCCCTAGAAACTTTCCAAAAGCGGGCAAATACGCTACGACCTGCGACTGTTAACTTCTCTGCGCTAAACACGCGGCCATCCCCAGCTTTTTGGGTATTCCAAACGCTGGCGAATTCAAACGTAGCTACTATGAACCAAGCAACATCGGACCTGCCCGTCGACCTCACCGAGGGCGATATCACCCGCATTCAGCTCGGCGAGACCGAGATTCTGCTCGTCGGCACCGCGCATATCTCGCAGGAGTCGGTCGACATCGTCGTGAGCACCATCGCGGCCGAGAAACCCGACGTCGTCGCGGTCGAGCTCGACCAGGAGCGCTTTGACTCGATGCGCTCGGAGCAAAATTGGGAAGACCTGGACCTGCTCCAGATCATCAAGAATAAGCAGCTCACCTTCTTGCTCGCCCGGCTGGCGCTGGGCTCGTTCCAAAAGCGCATGGGCGGGCATACCGGCGTGAAGCCCGGAGCCGAGATGGCCGCGGCCATCGACGCGGCCGAGGCCGACCAGATGGGCGTGGAGCTTATCGACCGAAATATCCGCACCACGCTCTTGCGCGCCTGGCGCACGACCGCCTGGTGGAAGCGCGCCGAGCTCGTCATGGCCCTGATGCTCGGGGTCTTCCAAAAAGGCGAGGTCAACGAAGAAGAGCTGTCGGACCTGCGCGAGATGGAGAATATCTCGACCATCCTGGACCAATTGGGCGAGGAGATGCCCGACGTCAAGAAGGTCCTGGTCGACGAGCGCGACACCTATATGGCCTATAAATTGGCCAATATCGACGCCAAGAAGGTCGTGGCGGTGGTGGGCGCGGCGCACAAACCGGGCATCCTGCGCCAGATTCGCGAGCAAATCAGCGACGAGCATATGACCACCATCGACACCGTGCCGCCCAAGGGCTCCTGGGGCAAAGCGCTGACCTGGCTCTTCCCGGTGCTGGTCGTCGGGCTCTTCGTGTGGGGGTTTTTCAACGCCGACGCGACGCAGCTCAAGAACGCCGCCCTGGCCTGGATTCTGGCCAACGGCATCTTCGCCGCCCTGGGCACCGCCATCGCGCTGGCCCACCCGCTCACCATCATCGCCGCGTTCATCGCTGCGCCGATCACCTCGCTGCACCCGGGCATCGGCGCCGGCATGGTCACCGCGCTGGTCCAAACCCTGGTGGCCGGCCCCAAGGTGGGCGACTTCCAGACCATCGGCGACGATATCTCAAGCTGGAAGGGTTGGTGGACCAACCGCCTCGGGCGAGTCCTGCTGGTCTTTATCTTCTCGGGGATGGGCAGCTCGCTGGGGACGTTTGTGGCGCTGGGTTGGCTCAAAAATTTGATCTAAGTCTTCGGACAAAATGGCCCGAGCGGCCTTAGCGCCCGCCGCTCCTCGACGCATCGCCCCCGGCATTTCCGCCGCGGTCGATGCGTTTTTTTGTGCCATTATCCACGATAAAAATACTCGCCCCCCAGGGGCCGCATTGCTGCTGGTCGCGCCACAGCGTCCAGTGGATATAGACCTTGCCGTCGGGGCTGATGATCTCGTCGGGCGCGCCGGTATGCGGCCCGATCTCGTTAAAGATCACGATGGCCTCGGCGTCGAACATCGTCTGCCCCGAGGTGCGCACGATATTGGTGGCCTCAATCGCACCCGAGGCCGCGTCGATAATATACTCAAGCGTCACTTCAAGGCTCGCCCGGCTCAGCGGATGGGATGGCCCATAATCGCTGTCGAGGCGCGGCAAATACCCGCCGCCCCAGCGCGGGTGAAGTTTGCGATGAATCCGCGCGATAAAGGTCGCGTACACCGCGGCCGCCGCGTTCACGCCGGTATGATTGCCCGGGCGCACCTCGAGATTCGTATTCTCCAGGCTCGCGCGCATCGCCGCCTCGCGCTGCTTCCAGCCTTTGAGCAGCCGACGCCCCTTCTTATGGCGATTCATCGTGCTCGCCGCCTTCTTGTCGGCCTCGCCGAAGACCTCCTCATAGTCCTTCGCGCTGGGCTGAAAGAGCGAGCGAGGCGGCGGCTTATAGGGCTCGCCGGCCTCCTTTGGCGCCGCCTTGGTGGCAAAGGGTGATTCCTGGGGCGCTTCAACAGCCGCCGCCTCGCCCTCTTCGGTCTTCTCGGGCGACGTCCGCTCCGAGGGGAGCTGCTCGGGCGGGAGCTGCGCGACCTCCTCGGGCTCCTCCTGGGCGGACGCCTCTTCGGCCTCGGCGGCCGCAGGCTCCTCTTCGACCTCGGCGACGAGCTCCTGCTCGTCCTCGGGCGCATCCGCCTGGGACTCCTCGTCGCCGCCGGTGAGCTCCTTGAGGTCGTCGGGGACCGTCTTTCCGGCGAGCACATCCAACTGGGTGGTCTCGCGCGCGCGGGTCTCTTCCTCGACCTTATTGGCCTTCTCGGCCAAATATTGGGAGTCGACGGCTTCCTCCTCGTTATTCTCCTGCTGCACGACCTTGCGATTGAGCTCGGGCGGGGGCGGCGGCGGCGTTTCGGGCGGCGCAGGCATCTCCTCTACTATCTCCTCCGGCTCTTCTGTCTCCTCCTCTTCTTCCTCTTCCTCGGGCTCCTCTTCTTCGGGGTCATCGGGCGATTCAAGCTCGGCTTCCGGTAAATTCTGCGCCAGCAAATCCTCGGTCGGCTCGACTTCCTCCACGTAGGTATTAACCTCGAAGGGCTTCTCCTCTTTGGGCTCGGGCGGCAAAATATCGCGAAAATTAGGCGGTAACACGGCGACCATAATCCCCAGGTGCACCAGCACAGAGCCCACCAGCGCGAGCAGAAGCCCGCGGGACTTCCCCTTGCGGCTCTCCCCTGCGGGGGAGCTATCTTCGCGGCCCGACGGCGCGCGTGGTGGGGTTTGGGTCATCTTGTCATTGACTCTCAACGGTTGTACAAGCAGGCTCGTTTCGCGCCTTTATAATCAACGCGGCACGATGAATAATCCATTGCTAATATTATCGCACTCACCGAACTCGCTGCGTCCACAAATATATATCATGGCTAAAAATTTCTTCTCGACGCGGATTTTGTTCTCGCTCCTCATACCGGTACTCGCGCTATTTTTCATCTTCGCGAGCGGCTGCACTCCATCGATCGGTGACGAGTGTTCCACGGGCCGCGATTGCCCGATGGAGCTCGGGTCGGTCTGCGACACCACGGTCGAGGGTGGCTATTGCCTGATCCAGGACTGCGACCCGGGAAGCTGCCCGGCCGACTCGGCCTGCGTGGAGTTCGACCGGAATAATCGGCTGTGCATGGCCCTTTGTGAGTCGGATAGCGAATGCCGCGCGGGCTTTGAATGCCGCAAAGACTTTAACCTCGAGGGCTCTTCGGTCGGGTATTGCTATACGCCCGCAGAAACCTCGGCTGCTCCTGCTGGAACAAACGCGGACGCCGCTGGCGACGCCGACGCTTCCAGCAACGCGGACGCCAGCTGACCCCCGATTTACTGCGTCGGCATAGCATACTCCTCGCCGAATTACGCAGCCCGCGCGCGCCCGACAATCACCAGCTCCGGCGCGCGCCGAGTAGTCTCCCAAAAAAATCGCGGGACACGTGGGCAATCACGCCGCTGAATTTTATCCGAAGCACCGTTCCGTCTTGGAGCGCGTTCCGTCGCTCGGCGATGCGCTCACGGACGGCTTGTTTTCCAAATTTCTACAATTAGGTGACCCAAT encodes:
- a CDS encoding TraB/GumN family protein — encoded protein: MNQATSDLPVDLTEGDITRIQLGETEILLVGTAHISQESVDIVVSTIAAEKPDVVAVELDQERFDSMRSEQNWEDLDLLQIIKNKQLTFLLARLALGSFQKRMGGHTGVKPGAEMAAAIDAAEADQMGVELIDRNIRTTLLRAWRTTAWWKRAELVMALMLGVFQKGEVNEEELSDLREMENISTILDQLGEEMPDVKKVLVDERDTYMAYKLANIDAKKVVAVVGAAHKPGILRQIREQISDEHMTTIDTVPPKGSWGKALTWLFPVLVVGLFVWGFFNADATQLKNAALAWILANGIFAALGTAIALAHPLTIIAAFIAAPITSLHPGIGAGMVTALVQTLVAGPKVGDFQTIGDDISSWKGWWTNRLGRVLLVFIFSGMGSSLGTFVALGWLKNLI